A genome region from Arachis duranensis cultivar V14167 chromosome 8, aradu.V14167.gnm2.J7QH, whole genome shotgun sequence includes the following:
- the LOC127741268 gene encoding uncharacterized protein LOC127741268, with protein MEEKLDIMFHYGGDFKKNAEGIMIYSLDNKACLGDLDTDTLDVFYIQNYHKELGYNDIKQCWWHVPGKCLEKGLRNVNSDKEIREMVNCARTNEGLIDIYFEHTVSVPEVLEGDNTVVYLDDHGGEGCNAGTDTDVSPPVTETHAIIVAPPIPKVVPNTSCKSSPKKKNRTSPRQSQPSHSKTANPSKTAKPVKKTNSPKVTKPTKLTKPTKLTKPTKISQPTKSSQNTKSDRSKKQKLSKRPSISRRPCTRSAARGFTSKVFNNEVPFDLSSNSSDSEEDSMSKPGPDEGSSSNSEATGNDPKTGSRIRRTWYMQQWVREILIH; from the coding sequence aTGGAGGAGAAGTTGGACATCATGTTTCATTATGGGGGTGACTTCAAAAAAAATGCAGAAGGAATTATGATATATTCTCTGGACAATAAGGCCTGTTTAGGTGATCTAGACACTGATACTCTGGATGTGTTCTACATACAGAACTACCATAAGGAGCTTGGGTACAATGACATTAAACAGTGCTGGTGGCATGTTCCTGGAAAATGTTTGGAGAAGGGGTTGAGAAATGTAAACAGTGACAAAGAGATAAGAGAGATGGTGAATTGTGCTAGGACAAATGAGGGATTGATTGATATATATTTCGAGCATACAGTGTCAGTGCCGGAGGTGTTAGAGGGAGATAACACAGTTGTGTACTTGGATGATCATGGTGGAGAGGGATGTAATGCAGGTACAGATACTGATGTGAGTCCCCCAGTTACAGAGACTCATGCAATCATAGTTGCTCCTCCTATCCCTAAGGTTGTACCCAACACTTCTTGCAAATCcagtcccaaaaaaaaaaacagaacatCTCCACGGCAATCACAACCATCACACTCCAAAACTGCCAATCCTTCCAAGACAGCCAAACCTGTGAAGAAGACCAACTCCCCAAAAGTCACCAAGCCCACCAAGCTCACGAAGCCCACCAAGCTCACCAAGCCCACCAAAATCAGCCAGCCCACGAAATCCAGTCAGAACACCAAATCAGATAGGAGCAAGAAGCAGAAACTGTCCAAGAGACCAAGTATTTCCAGGAGACCCTGTACACGGTCTGCTGCTAGAGGATTTACTAGCAAAGTGTTTAACAATGAAGTTCCCTTTGATTTATCTTCTAACTCCTCTGATAGTGAAGAGGATAGCATGTCCAAGCCAGGTCCGGATGAGGGTAGTTCCTCTAATTCTGAGGCTACAGGGAATGATCCTAAAACTGGGAGTAGGATTAGGAGAACATGGTACATGCAGCAATGGGTAAGAGAAATACTAATCCACTAG
- the LOC107462654 gene encoding uncharacterized protein LOC107462654: MRLSSKSGSSSKHKNVGKSSPWLRKKHKRLDAICEKEYNRNHGDSNGCDDALITDAADSAVRRSSRVRRAPVLLDASPAPPKKRRKLGKVGVPAGRIESGKKNLEQQSPGSSIEGSPSAWRSRLRSRARGAGFEVNDEKELPRRKRKLFEDVVVSRGDDELKVDKKKELEGGVPRIVKSKRPARIKATKHEEELKVNESHEVGPKENESHEEGLRENESHEEGLQENESFVAKQTEKESYEGHRENECHGNLDESNSQEVELTVNKEEGNDTVPVTDVSGGNLVIILDVNGPPIIGNGERNMSSNLQTEECSDGSEQSPLEHADEQDDRWEHANKQDDQLACEKEGNNASEGAEIAGSSTKQVENEGSADKEAEIGENTLKDANYVTKDKLKQASNGSQRIKEGRRCGLCGGGTDGKPPKRLLQDNGESENEAYSGSSASEEPNFDIWDGFSDEPGWLGHLLGPINDNFGIARIWVHQQCAVWSPEVYFAGLGCLKNVRAALYRGRALKCTRCGRRGATSGCRVDRCPKTYHLPCARASGCIFDHRKFLIACTDHRHLFQPHGNKYLARIKKLKARKLKWDMRKHSNDAWRKDIAAEERWLENCGEDEEFLKRENKRLHRDLLRIAPVYIGGSDSACEPSFQGWESVAGLKDVIQCMKEVVILPLLYPELFDNLGLTPPRGVLLHGYPGTGKTLVVRALIGACARGDRRIAYFARKGADCLGKYVGDAERQLRLLFQVAERCQPSIIFFDEIDGLAPTRTRQQDQTHSSVVSTLLALMDGLKSRGSVVVIGATNRPDAVDPALRRPGRFDREIYFPLPSTEDRASILSLHTQRWPKPITGSLLEWIAKKTPGYAGADLQALCTQAAINALKRNFPLQKVLSLAEEKHSGWKNLSLPSFAVEERDWLEAFLHSPLPCSRREAGNATNDVVCSPLPIHLIPCLLGPLCTLLVSLDENLWLPPPLSKAVTMVKNEVVSALDKRKMPIDHWWLHIDDLLQETNIASEIKSKLMCLGILSANDGFGGSPDTADDTDDSTMKSDPSIKNHLGMRSGLFLDKSFAFTNKSGFRILISGNPRSGQRHLASCFLYCFVGSTEIQKIDMATASQEGHGDVVQGIAQILLKCASLQSCILFMPRIDLWAVNKHVQIYEKESELNTEKSSAEITEGEANKKASHAWMSFIEQVESIGVSTSLMILATSEVSYTELPSKIREFFKSYQSKDSQSTPLQQTIPRLSLHLDSNFDNETLITLSVEELLRNLVEQQIQLIHQSSHVHLGVRKVSVEACEEKVCQSKDNGSVDEEKSETQVPKSTSAPPPPPPPPDGRSLKEKSTLSLAISTFGYQILLFPHFAELCWVTSKLKEGPCADVSGPWRGGWPFNSCVIRPNNSLDKSMVPGSSGGVKSKERSGLVRGLIAVGLLAYRGVYKSAREVSLDVRKVLEILIENINAKIQAGKDRYQYLRILSQVAYLEDIVNNWAYALHSMDKDSLEPISKVMSSSDGLNSHLSCVDHQAETKDVHMNGDDSENPGRSCKEIHAETTGFPAMNKKNDNTDKLDHDGRHTNTSAKECLPNDSLNNHSDDSAAANQPVDPSPNQENGLLSREVAEGDVRMSEELGKSTSTHSAVLSENGLHTALEQEGLNGGTVSTISNQPPTLSTEETGVTDVYSRKHENATGIDISSSKGHEHAEPAVVCMYQCCPRCLHSLYLAIRKLLTSELSVNHRTVEDVHDAVSSLSVDLISAIRKCHIEDLNDFSNKTFKRERHGITLNLRTCDSKNQDKDFVAAECVTHSTSQEATATKDEVVNESLKLDLKFIFRDGVLVPMNPDKDVSLHCKFETLCLCSLRELIVMTKSPFD; encoded by the exons ATGCGATTGTCTTCTAAATCTGGTTCTTCATCTAAGCATAAGAATGTTGGTAAATCTAGTCCGTGGCTTCGGAAGAAGCACAAGAGGTTAGACGCGATATGTGAGAAGGAGTACAATCGGAACCATGGTGATTCCAATGGGTGTGATGATGCTTTGATTACTGATGCTGCGGATTCAGCGGTTCGCCGAAGCTCCCGTGTTCGGCGTGCCCCGGTTCTGCTGGATGCCTCTCCTGCTCCTCCCAAGAAACGGCGGAAGTTAGGGAAGGTTGGAGTGCCTGCAGGGCGCATAGAGAGTGGCAAGAAGAATTTGGAGCAGCAGAGTCCCGGCAGCAGCATTGAGGGGAGTCCTTCGGCTTGGAGATCGAGGTTGCGGTCTAGGGCTAGGGGTGCAGGTTTTGAGGTCAATGATGAGAAGGAATTGCCCCGTCGGAAGAGGAAGCTTTTTGAGGATGTGGTTGTAAGTAGGGGTGATGATGAATTGAAGGTTGATAAGAAGAAGGAATTGGAAGGTGGAGTGCCAAGGATTGTTAAGTCGAAGAGACCAGCGAGGATCAAAGCTACAAAGCATGAAGAAGAGCTTAAAGTGAATGAGTCTCATGAAGTAGGGCCTAAGGAGAACGAATCTCATGAAGAGGGGCTGAGAGAGAATGAATCTCATGAGGAAGGGCTTCAAGAGAATGAATCTTTTGTAGCAAAGCAGACAGAGAAGGAGTCTTATGAAGGGCATAGAGAGAATGAGTGTCATGGTAATTTAGATGAGAGCAACAGTCAAGAAGTGGAGCTTACAGTGAACAAAGAGGAGGGTAATGATACGGTTCCAGTAACTGATGTGTCTGGCGGGAACCTTGTAATTATATTGGATGTGAATGGCCCTCCTATTATAGGGAATGGGGAGAGAAACATGTCAAGCAATTTGCAAACGGAGGAATGTAGTGACGGTAGTGAACAGTCTCCTTTGGAACATGCAGATGAACAGGATGATCGATGGGAACATGCAAATAAACAGGACGATCAGTTAGCATGTGAGAAGGAAGGCAATAATGCAAGTGAAGGAGCTGAAATTGCTGGGAGTTCAACAAAGCAAGTAGAAAATGAAGGATCAGCTGACAAGGAGGCTGAGATTGGTGAAAACACTTTGAAAGATGCAAACTATGTGACAAAGGATAAGCTGAAACAAGCTTCAAATGGCTCCCAACGGATCAAAGAGGGTCGACGGTGTGGATTGTGCGGGGGAGGCACTGATGGTAAGCCTCCAAAAAGGTTGCTTCAGGACAATGGTGAGAGTGAGAATGAAGCATATAGCGGTTCTTCGGCTTCAGAAGAGCCTAACTTTGATATCTGGGATGGTTTTAGTGATGAACCTGGCTGGCTTGGTCATCTCTTGGGTCCTATTAATGATAACTTCGGCATTGCTCGAATATGGGTTCATCAGCAATGTGCTGTATGGAGTCCAGAG GTTTATTTTGCTGGGTTGGGATGCTTGAAGAATGTCAGGGCTGCACTTTACAGAGGAAGAGCATTGAAGTGCACACGTTGTGGGAGGCGAGGGGCAACCTCAGGTTGTCGTGTTGATCGTTGTCCAAAAACTTATCACTTG CCTTGTGCAAGAGCAAGTGGTTGCATCTTTGATCACCGTAAATTTCTTATTGCCTGCACAGATCATCGGCATCTTTTCCAACCACATGGTAATAAATATTTAGCCCGGATAAAGAAGTTGAAAGCTAGGAAACTGAAGTGGGATATGAGGAAGCATTCAAATGATGCTTGGAGAAAGGATATTGCTGCAGAAGAGAGATGGCTTGAAAATTGTGGAGAGGATGAGGAGTTTTTGAAACGTGAGAACAAGAGACTTCATCGTGATTTATTGAGAATAGCACCAGTGTACATCGGTGGTTCAGACTCTGCATGTGAACCATCCTTTCAGGGATGGGAATCTGTTGCTGGACTTAAAGATGTCATCCAGTGTATGAAGGAAGTTGTTATTTTGCCTCTACTATATCCTGAGCTCTTTGATAATTTAGGGCTTACACCTCCCAGAGGTGTTCTTTTGCATGGGTATCCTGGAACAGGGAAAACCTTAGTGGTCCGGGCATTGATAGGTGCATGTGCCCGTGGCGATAGACGGATTGCATATTTTGCCCGCAAAGGTGCAGATTGCTTGGGGAAATACGTGGGCGATGCTGAGCGCCAACTAAGACTATTATTTCAGGTTGCTGAGAGATGTCAACCTTCTATAATATTCTTTGATGAGATAGATGGACTAGCACCTACCCGCACTAGGCAGCAAGATCAGACACATAGTTCTGTTGTATCAACTTTGCTTGCTCTTATGGATGGTTTAAAATCCAGGGGTTCAGTTGTAGTCATAGGTGCAACAAACCGTCCTGATGCCGTTGACCCAGCACTTAGGCGACCTGGAAGATTTGATCGGGAAATTTATTTCCCACTGCCATCAACTGAGGACCGAGCTTCCATTCTGTCACTTCACACTCAGAGGTGGCCTAAACCAATTACTGGGTCCTTGCTTGAGTGGATTGCAAAAAAGACTCCTGGCTATGCTGGTGCAGATCTTCAGGCTCTCTGTACTCAAGCGGCTATCAATGCCTTGAAGAGGAATTTCCCGTTGCAAAAAGTTTTGTCCTTAGCTGAAGAAAAGCATTCTGGTTGGAAGAACCTTAGTCTACCATCCTTTGCAGTGGAGGAGAGGGATTGGTTAGAGGCATTTTTGCATTCCCCACTACCATGCTCCCGGAGAGAAGCAGGAAATGCCACTAATGATGTTGTATGCTCCCCTCTTCCTATCCACCTCATACCTTGTTTATTGGGGCCATTGTGCACACTTCTTGTATCTCTTGATGAAAATCTATGGTTGCCACCTCCTTTATCTAAAGCTGTAACAATGGTTAAGAATGAAGTGGTTTCTGCTCTAGACAAAAGGAAAATGCCTATTGATCACTGGTGGTTGCACATTGATGACTTACTGCAAGAAACAAATATTGCTTCTGAGATAAAGAGCAAGCTCATGTGTTTGGGCATTTTATCTGCAAATGATGGCTTTGGTGGTTCTCCTGATACTGCAGATGACACAGATGATAGCACTATGAAGTCTGATCCCTCCATAAAGAATCATTTGGGCATGCGTAGTGGCTTGTTTCTAGACAAGTCATTTGCATTTACTAATAAATCAGGATTTCGAATATTGATTTCTGGAAATCCCCGATCTGGCCAGAGACATCTTGCTTCCTGCTTTCTTTACTGCTTTGTGGGGAGTACTGAAATACAGAAGATTGATATGGCAACCGCTTCACAAGAAGGGCATGGAGATGTAGTGCAAGGCATTGCACAAATATTAT TGAAATGTGCTAGTCTTCAATCTTGCATATTATTCATGCCAAGAATTGATTTGTGGGCTGTAAACAAACATGTCCAAATCTATGAGAAGGAAAGTGAGTTGAATACAGAGAAAAGCTCTGCAGAGATTACTGAAGGCGAGGCCAACAAGAAGGCTTCACATGCCTGGATGTCATTTATTGAGCAGGTGGAGTCCATTGGTGTATCGACGTCCTTGATGATTCTG GCTACTTCAGAAGTTTCGTATACAGAACTTCCAAGTAAGATAAGGGAATTCTTCAAGAGTTATCAATCTAAAGACAGCCAATCAACTCCTTTGCAGCAAACAATCCCTCGACTCTCACTGCATCTTGATAGTAATTTTGATAATGAGACGTTGATCACTCTGTCTGTAGAAGAGCTACTGAGAAATTTAGTTGAGCAGCAGATTCAATTGATTCATCAGAGCTCTCATGTTCATCTGGGTGTCCGAAAGGTTTCTGTTGAAGCTTGTGAAGAGAAGGTATGCCAGAGTAAAGATAATGGATCAGTTGATGAAGAGAAGAGTGAAACCCAAGTTCCTAAATCCACATCAGCGCCTCCACCGCCACCACCACCCCCCGATGGTAGGTCTCTGAAGGAAAAGTCAACCTTGTCACTAGCAATATCCACATTTGGTTATCAAATTCTTCTATTCCCACATTTTGCTGAACTTTGTTGGGTCACATCAAAACTCAAAGAAGGTCCTTGTGCTGATGTAAGTGGACCATGGAGGGGGGGCTGGCCTTTTAATTCCTGTGTAATTCGTCCCAATAATTCACTAGACAAGTCAATGGTTCCTGGTAGCTCTGGTGGTGTTAAAAGCAAAGAAAGATCTGGTTTAGTTAGAGGCTTGATTGCCGTTGGTTTATTGGCTTACAGGGGTGTTTATAAATCAGCCAGGGAAGTTTCTCTTGATGTGAGGAAAGTTCTTGAGATCCTAATTGAGAATATCAATGCAAAAATTCAAGCTGGGAAAGACAGATATCAATATCTTCGCATTTTATCGCAAGTGGCTTATTTGGAAGATATAGTAAACAATTGGGCTTATGCATTGCACAG TATGGATAAGGATTCCTTGGAGCCTATATCGAAAGTCATGTCGTCAAGTGATGGGTTAAACAGTCATCTCTCGTGTGTAGATCACCAAGCTGAAACTAAGGATGTTCATATGAACGGTGATGATTCGGAGAACCCAGGGAGAAGTTGTAAGGAAATTCATGCTGAAACAACTGGATTTCCTGCcatgaataagaaaaatgataatACAGATAAACTTGATCACGATGGTAGACATACAAATACAAGCGCTAAAGAATGTCTACCAAATGATTCTTTAAACAATCACTCTGATGACTCTGCTGCTGCAAACCAACCTGTTGATCCATCCCCAAATCAGGAGAATGGATTGCTATCCCGTGAGGTGGCTGAAGGAGATGTCAGGATGTCAGAAGAATTAGGTAAATCCACATCCACTCACTCTGCTGTCCTTTCAGAGAATGGACTTCACACTGCCTTAGAACAAGAAGGTCTTAATGGAGGTACTGTAAGTACCATCTCTAATCAGCCCCCGACCTTGTCCACAGAAGAGACTGGTGTAACTGATGTTTACTCTCGCAAACATGAGAATGCTACAGGTATTGATATCTCTTCAAGTAAAGGCCATGAGCATGCTGAACCTGCGGTCGTTTGCATGTATCAATGTTGCCCTAGATGTCTTCACAGCTTATATCTTGCAATACGCAAGCTTCTCACCAGTGAGTTAAGCGTTAACCATAGAACAGTAGAAGATGTCCATGATGCTGTTTCATCATTATCCGTGGATCTTATTTCAGCAATTAGAAAATGTCACATTGAAGACCTTAATGATTTTTCTAACAAAACCTTCAAAAGAGAAAGGCATGGAATAACTTTGAACTTGAGAACATGTGACTCCAAAAACCAAGACAAGGACTTTGTGGCAGCTGAGTGTGTTACTCACTCAACAAGCCAGGAGGCAACTGCAACCAAAGATGAGGTAGTGAATGAATCACTGAAgcttgatttaaaatttatattcagAGATGGTGTGCTGGTTCCTATGAACCCAGACAAAGATGTTTCTCTTCATTGTAAATTTGAAACTCTGTGCCTTTGTTCTCTTAGAGAGTTGATAGTAATGACCAAGAGCCCTTTTGATTAA